Proteins from one Bos taurus isolate L1 Dominette 01449 registration number 42190680 breed Hereford chromosome 7, ARS-UCD2.0, whole genome shotgun sequence genomic window:
- the AMH gene encoding muellerian-inhibiting factor precursor (The RefSeq protein has 2 substitutions compared to this genomic sequence) yields the protein MPGPSLSLALVLSAMGALLRPGTPREEVFSTSALPREQATGSGALIFQQAWDWPLSSLWLPGSPLDPLCLVTLHGSGNGSRAPLRVVGVLSSYEQAFLEAVRRTHWGLSDLTTFAVCPAGNGQPVLPHLQRLQAWLGEPGGRWLVVLHLEEVTWEPTPLLRFQEPPPGGASPPELALLVVYPGPGLEVTVTGAGLPGTQSLCLTADSDFLALVVDHPEGAWRRPGLALTLRRRGNGALLSTAQLQALLFGADSRCFTRKTPALLLLLPARSSAPMPAHGRLDLVPFPQPRASPEPEEAPPSADPFLETLTRLVRALAGPPARASPPRLALDPGALAGFPQGQVNLSDPAALERLLDGEEPLLLLLPPTAATTGVPATPQGPKSPLWAAGLARRVAAELQAVAAELRALPGLPPAAPPLLARLLALCPGNPDSPGGPLRALLLLKALQGLRAEWRGRERSGSARAQRSAGAAAADGPCALRELSVDLRAERSVLIPETYQANNCQGACGWPQSDRNPRYGNHVVLLLKMQARGATLARPPCCVPTAYTGKLLISLSEERISAHHVPNMVATECGCR from the exons ATGCCCGGtccatctctctctctggccCTGGTGCTGTCGGCCATGGGGGCTCTGCTGAGGCCAGGGACCCCCAGGGAAGAAGTCTTCAGCACCTCAGCCTTGCCCAGGGAGCAGGCCACAGGCAGCGGGGCACTCATCTTTCAGCAAGCCTGGGACTGGCCACTCTCCAGTCTCTGGCTGCCAGGCAGCCCTCTGGACCCCCTGTGCCTGGTGACCCTGCATGGGAGTGGCAACGGGAGCAGGGCCCCCCTGCGGGTGGTGGGGGTCCTGAGCAGCTACGAGCAGGCCTTCCTGGAGGCTGTGCGGCGCACCCACTGGGGCCTGAGTGACTTGACCACCTTCGCAGTGTGCCCCGCTGGCAACGGGCAGCCTGTGCTGCCCCACCTGCAGCGGCTGCAGGCATGGCTGGGGGAGCCCGGGGGGCGGTGGCTGGTGGTCCTGCACCTGGAGGAAG TGACGTGGGAGCCAACACCCTTGCTGAGGTTCCAGGAGCCTCCGCCTGGAGGAGCCAGCCCCCCAGAGCTGGCGCTGCTGGTGGTGTACCCAGGGCCTGGCCTGGAGGTCACTGTCACCGGGGCTGGGCTACCTGGCACCCAG AGCCTCTGCCTGACCGCGGACTCGGACTTCCTGGCCTTGGTCGTGGACCACCCGGAGGGGGCCTGGCGCCGGCCTGGGTTAGCCCTTACCCTGCGGCGCCGTGGAAATG GTGCGCTCCTGAGCACTGCCCAGCTGCAGGCGCTGCTGTTCGGTGCGGACTCCCGCTGCTTCACACGAAAGACCCCAGCCCTGTTACTCTTGCTGCCGGCCCGGTCTTCGGCACCGATGCCCGCGCACGGTCGGCTGGACTTGGTGCCCTTCCCGCAGCCCAG GGCTTCCCCGGAGCCAGAGGAGGCACCGCCCAGCGCTGATCCCTTCCTGGAGACTCTCACGCGCCTGGTGCGCGCGCTGCGGGGACCCCCGGCCCGAGCCTCGCCACCGCGGCTGGCCTTGGACCCGGGCGCACTGGTTGGTTTCCCGCAGGGCCAGGTCAACCTGTCGGACCCCGCGGCCCTGGAGCGCCTGCTGGACGGCGAggagccgctgctgctgctgctgccgccgacGGCAGCCACCACCGGGGTCCCCGCAACGCCGCAAGGTCCCAAGTCCCCTCTGTGGGCCGCGGGACTAGCGCGCCGGGTGGCTGCCGAGCTTCAGGCGGTGGCCGCCGAGCTGCGTGCCCTCCCGGGGCTGCCTCCAGCTGCCCCACCGCTGCTGGCGCGCCTGCTGGCACTGTGCCCGGGAAACCCAGACAGCCCCGGCGGCCCGCTGCGCGCGCTGCTGCTGCTCAAAGCGCTGCAGGGCCTGCGCGCTGAGTGGCGCGGGCGGGAGCGGAGCGGCTCTGCACGGGCGCAGCGCAGCGCCGGGGCCGCGGCTGCAGACGGGCCGTGCGCTCTGCGTGAGCTGAGCGTAGACCTGCGGGCCGAGCGCTCGGTGCTCATCCCCGAGACATACCAGGCCAACAACTGCCAGGGGGCCTGCGGCTGGCCTCAGTCGGACCGCAACCCGCGCTACGGCAACCACGTGGTGCTGCTGCTAAAGATGCAGGCCCGCGGCGCCACCCTGGCGCGCCCGCCCTGCTGTGTGCCCACAGCCTACACCGGCAAGCTCCTCATCAGCCTGTCCGAGGAGCGCATCAGTGCGCACCACGTCCCAAACATGGTGGCCACCGAATGCGGCTGCCGGTGA
- the JSRP1 gene encoding junctional sarcoplasmic reticulum protein 1 (The RefSeq protein has 1 substitution compared to this genomic sequence): MATRAMEELDGGLGSCQVDEDLSALADPCPSRPQEDSVRATSRLADSSSRSHDSQERVTEGSPTGSVDTKPKKMEKEPVSKVTSGAGKEKLKAGATPRSPARKKAQTASPTQPPPPPALSDELPWGDLTLNKCLVLASLVALLGSAFQLCREAVARDVEAPAPVPESWASSSSSPKGPASTLPKPEAWAPSVRQPEPPSKLEERVQIPRSEEAAEKDEWESEEAADGEHVPLAGRGPKEKLKKEKPRKERPGKEKPQKEERPRKEKPRKEEKPRGAREPQGALPRRWEAREGGHRPWGRDSGAPEDRKRQAWVSLRRPDEEDRPLGRQKRRAGKGRD; the protein is encoded by the exons ATGGCAACCAGGGCCATGGAGGAGCTGGATGGAGGCCTGGGCAGCTGTCAAGTGGATGAGGACCTCTCTGCACTGGCTGACCCTTGTCCCAGCCGGCCTCAGGAGGACAGTGTGCGAG CAACATCCAGGTTGGCTGACTCCAGCAGCCGGTCCCAT GATTCTCAGGAGCGGGTGACTGAGGGCAGCCCCACAGGCAGTGTGGACACCAAGCCCAAGAAGATGGAAAAGGAGCCTGTGTCCAAAGTGACCTCAGGAGCAGGGAAGGAGAAGCTGAAAGCAGGAGCAA CCCCCCGGAGCCCCGCACGGAAGAAGGCACAGACCGCATCGCccccgcagccgccgccgccgccggccctGAGCGACGAGCTGCCCTGGGGAGACTTGACGCTCAACAAGTGCCTGGTGCTCGCCTCGCTCGTGGCGCTGCTGGGCTCCGCCTTCCAGCTGTGCCGCG AGGCTGTGGCTAGGGATGTAGAAGCCCCCGCGCCTGTCCCTGAGTCGTGGGCCTCGTCAAGCTCGTCACCCAAGGGGCCAGCGTCAACCCTG CCAAAGCCTGAGGCCTGGGCCCCCTCAGTGAGGCAGCCCGAGCCCCCCTCGAAGTTAGAGGAAAGGGTCCAGATTCCTAGGAGTGAAGAGGCTGCAGAAAAGGACGAATGGGAATCTGAAGAAGCTGCTGATGGGGAGCATGTGCCCCTCGCCGGCCGAGGGCCCAAGGAGAAGCTGAAGAAGGAGAAGCCTCGGAAGGAGAGGCCCGGGAAGGAGAAGCCACAGAAGGAGGAGAGGCCGAGAAAGGAGAAGCCACGGAAAGAGGAGAAGCCACGTGGTGCCAGGGAGCCCCAGGGGGCCCTACCGCGACGCTGGGAGGCCCGCGAAGGGGGCCATCGACCTTGGGGGCGAGACTCCGGAGCCCCAGAGGATAGGAAGAGGCAGGCCTGGGTCTCCCTGCGGCGCCCCGATGAGGAGGACCGGCCTCTGGGCCGCCAGAAGCGCCGTGCCGGCAAAGGCCGGGACTGA